The following proteins come from a genomic window of Plectropomus leopardus isolate mb chromosome 11, YSFRI_Pleo_2.0, whole genome shotgun sequence:
- the tasor2 gene encoding uncharacterized protein tasor2 isoform X2 yields MESGHGSASSKGVLVPVSETSDVFQNSILATLKSAYLYEESKQSFCHKSAVLVKNPALEEKYNAFRAKRREAGYSEEDLNESYGFLLFDDVNKANALGETGVLTGNSTCTTLGDPSHGVYISMYSDCLDQNRWYHGKSGYIAIIKLTKGRVKKVSENYTQNFTAPTVGFDCHVSEQLPSVSSKTSSFLAFERAQYYMYEQLDDEGNATTQSPSAACPFAIVSFSYKDTKATLVAPQEKSEKKKHTCHYVPWKGQLQIGTQFYNVGLRSTAGAWIPAELPPVVKIDRAISMLHMRQLLPWAVFETCFSGEVFLDGLYCSLCELVSSEAEETKSLSLLLQEIKEKDIALPIQLNDGGFLILLHSSHFLTYDDTGSSSTDVLQGMFVFPVSRVNQRETKLGQRKPAMSSEVLRVLPVLSYAEGEVEKSPFDPDEELCEVVAHHMQSYAALINPGLASPSREISIFPEQYDVPDAHKHLYSSPEWTKRAWQSFRSYLSKPISFQLPVSKASEILSAGQEEQIEDLDDDVYICLSSPEEAPANPVSVELEDQLTGQRSSVNMDTSMNSSITSAEAKEYLTPVPQNVVPADLKAGTAAVDRGTTSAGTQIDLTPVPQNVVPAGLQAGTSVDFGVTNAEAQVDLTPMPQNVVPDNLQVGDATKDTCKSDLTVLIKTDKGARNLLAPPSSDDLPAELIVSITSAERTVTDESISMISSVSVTKHNDFQLSGFSTTKLQTAGVNSLNDETVTTKLVLDCPEVTNVTKKERGKLRRGHYRGRRKVSKVCVETPSLKTVKIPVEYDNFNSQEEGEAKESSGHPQLSNPSNTDGRKVQRGKCKFGKLSSKNVGLAVPKEKKSDPGKQSLENTILMELEACPLRKKTERWDLKPVISECGRILVPHGSVDIANQIKSLKDKLQSKEDDQCPNKTLIRASVNAYCTAEMEQESGTAPETAVDETETTASKDGGNHLKTLSDVNPEHSVLRPSNDGNGSLTLNQHSSEPSSKTGVTTTTLSPGKFASKGEFLLSKLKSVLLRGKRKSDLVSEETTVDTTKDAEPCLKKGKFDLGAGMPKTNYAITSIQDTNVYVKEVSKMLSVDPLFAYALGLTPKETPDKIKITEGQNIQQMKDSPETQAQTILDKQPQIIQRPPSIFPRRGRIKMLKKHQGISTEYVKKKCTPFQVSPLSGSTRLLHHHQTMYGNGSQTLHPSVDQEDRSEQYHRTPEYLTKHMGRRRKFRHSRTFVGTDGSIQVTKQWKQNYDFSLDSKFTSDSKEKAIIRALHGPWDFSMQDTCEEVRLIVHIWIGLFYSRSTARFFHADPDSCSEERDHLEMSSGTVSAQDQSELKANSFAPFPGVSDTSSDPSVSKVLDLSKKDDSVLDQECQILDLSLRNSNAEIVTSDQRVNRRDASVSGDGKAASITLNTPKSSAGLQETSTIECYTKMEHFTEIASEVNDVRSTFKSKRTCPPPPTAGSLKHTDVPSGGMFFLEKEDIGSASSSSENNQTAPGVGHMLHGCNNKKTDMKDGTENVESKVVNLVTKHEKDSSKSVTVEEVDSNKGATDVVHDVGHDKIEFKEGENLEVKEKPCQEDNVEPSLKGIHTSDDSINEASGIICNGLLENEKQLSLEEPIADSPGKAENVNEDEDCCTVNKAKVIEDENHSEKADGFHEKNSCDTPVKRDSDLSVQPVPMMCNGPDSVKDGIIGCHQEPPLDEQPPQAEEEHASHDLHLRKLCAKGSALTDEQAISEKSPPKSLKMEPTSNVHAVDQNSKNKICLAKKTQYQKAPLPISDERNCSLDAPYTDGVIPQTNDGVETRSQNKVMADLNVSSGDHEDGNTQSIQGEQNVYNKTEKELFHHQSEVEVALAQDIYIKQIDKTTEGLKKIHSEVVIPFIGRDTSEERTVQPHDLHSQGKVEEVVQGQEEIPLISGTTYPETFIPPGVCSTSQMYSEKVELCAGRIALSLFDISEKKQPVALESESEDRCSTPTMDEKPYEYSICSGPSTHASAYSGAETSRDMVQQCLDVDLPSQKDEMLFEQNICHKSAVNSDATPLHDLHPDLELRTLRVLQSIDKYLSKSSHIDKSSQIETADMKHSLDQTSKPTSKYIPTCLAPRHNSTDFINKKISNTTPAGVSASTSQELHTESTGHFLITPFKRNLEEVLGVKLQLKKTDSSVPQHYFERTEKLQETSVGQDYCHPYASVPTSKSLQVIKANIVDQERHKTTSQTNLSHEPQSYSQRPVMAVKPSKSDESQADSISKDRLTENAAMSNFSQNKPKNTPIVTHTTPTTMLLEIKTEKQRHSEILSDDKQEANELSSKSRWLSNVGDSKTRSDKAQFVHQDSLYQHQGRDILKFNKIPSLSLPGQSFESARSSSKCVDGTKGFMTYGLVEKFGQTTRGSILMDQREYTDASISRADHSDDGKIDDSLLLDPQSSLMCTVYNTSRKRPYSFLEQVSQRCLQDDITEASMEQECLIFSEQMKQLLKRSKREPLMDTHDKLRLSCTSPVTVHFSSLEEQEDIVEPLKAHLDTPSVIGQKIKVDMSDRKDLFDITKDEKTLHPQKSSQGTGNPMAHAAVSDVTSEYARLYEAKMNDICAAKRVPSRPKHFSMDRGYPKTEPNNHFDFCDQMKREMEESFRSKLNSVVKKSCKTKYRFYILVTSDDAFFEETKVQLEAEGHTAVQPSEFFLAEDSSSSLLIILRNEDIAEHICEVPRLLELKNSPAVQFAGIDEPDDVVNLTHQELFTRGGFIVFDRAALEPLSLCNMKKMAEILQKLSRMEKWKWMLHYRDSRRLKENARLSEEAREKKQFLNSCQEAGILEVLPYHECDLMSRDRPDYLTCLVHLQVQNISARYPVFITDTTTDIKFKKNGILTMTFNSFLTCSPSETFTA; encoded by the exons ATGGAAAGTGGACATGGTAGTGCCTCGAGTAAAG GTGTTTTAGTACCTGTCTCTGAAACTTCTGACGTCTTCCAAAACAGTATTTTGGCTACACTTAAAAGTGCGTACTTGTATGAGGAGTCAAAGCAGTCTTTCTGCCACAAGTCTGCTGTGTTGGTAAAAAATCCAGCGCTGGAAGAAAAG TATAATGCTTTCCGAGCAAAGAGAAGAGAAGCAGGATACTCAGAGGAGGACCTGAATGAATCCTATggttttttactgtttgatgaTGTCAACAAG gCTAATGCATTGGGAGAAACTGGTGTGCTCACTGGAAACAGCACGTGCACAACTCTGGGAGATCCCTCACATG GTGTTTACATATCAATGTACTCTGACTGTTTGGATCAAAATCGCTGGTATCATGGGAAATCTGGATACATTGCCATCATCAAGCTGACAAAG GGTAGAGTTAAAAAGGTTTCAGAAAACTACACCCAGAATTTCACTGCGCCCACTGTGGGGTTTGACTGCCATGTCTCAGAACAGTTGCCTTCAGTATCATCCAAAACCAGCTCCTTTCTTGCCTTTGAGAGAGCCCAG TATTACATGTATGAGCAGCTAGATGATGAAGGAAATGCGACAACTCAATCTCCCAGTGCTGCCTGTCCCTTTGCCATTGTATCATTTTCATATAAAGATACCAAAGCAACACTTGTTGCACCACAGGAGAAAAG TGAAAAGAAGAAACACA cttgTCATTATGTTCCATGGAAAGGACAGCTTCAAATAGGCACCCAATTCTATAATGTTGGGCTAAGGTCTACAGCAGGGGCCTGGATACCTGCAGAACT GCCACCAGTGGTGAAAATTGACCGAGCCATATCCATGTTACATATGAGACAGCTGTTGCCATGGGCAGTCTTTGAAACCTGCTTCTCTGGTGAAG TCTTTCTGGATGGCTTATACTGCAGTCTTTGTGAGCTGGTGTCTTCTGAGGCAGAAGAAACCAAATCACTCTCTCTGCTTCTGCAGGAGATCAAGGAGAAAGATATT GCTCTCCCCATTCAGCTGAATGATGGTGGTTTTCTTATCCTGTTGCACTCCTCCCATTTCCTCACATATGATG atACTGGGTCGAGTTCAACTGATGTCCTGCAAggcatgtttgtgtttccagtCTCACGAGTTAACCAGAGAG aaacaaaacttGGGCAGAGAAAGCCTGCCATGTCATCTGAAGTCCTGCGAGTTCTACCGGTACTAAGTTATGCAGAGGGTGAAGTTGAGAAATCACCCTTTGACCCAGATGAAGAACTGTGTGAAGTTGTGGCACATCATATGCAGAGTTATGCAGCACTGATAAATCCTGGGTTGGCAAGTCCTTCAAGGGAAATCAGCATCTTTCCAGAACAGTATGATGTGCCAGATGCTCACAAGCACCTCTACTCATCCCCAGAGTGGACTAAAAGGGCATGGCAGAGCTTCAGGTCTTACCTGAGTAAACCAATCTCCTTTCAACTGCCAGTGTCCAAGGCTTCAGAAATCCTGTCGGCTGGACAAGAGGAGCAAATAGAAGACCTTGATGATGATGTCTACATCTGTCTGTCATCTCCTGAAGAGGCACCAGCCAATCCTGTTAGCGTGGAGTTAGAGGACCAGCTGACAGGCCAGAGATCTTCTGTAAACATGGACACATCTATGAACAGCAGTATAACAAGTGCTGAAGCAAAAGAGTACCTAACACCTGTGCCTCAAAATGTTGTACCAGCTGATTTGAAAGCTGGTACAGCAGCTGTTGACAGGGGTACAACGAGTGCTGGAACACAAATAGACTTAACACCTGTGCCTCAAAATGTTGTACCAGCCGGTTTGCAAGCCGGTACGTCTGTGGACTTTGGCGTAACAAATGCTGAAGCACAAGTGGACTTAACACCTATGCCTCAAAATGTTGTACCAGATAATTTGCAAGTTGGAGATGCAACCAAAGACACTTGCAAGTCTGATCTGACTGTGCTGATAAAAACTGATAAGGGGGCAAGAAATCTTCTGGCTCCCCCCTCGTCAGATGACCTTCCTGCAGAGCTGATAGTTAGCATCACTTCAGCAGAGCGAACTGTCACTGATGAGAGTATAAGTATGATCAGTTCTGTGTCTGTAACAAAGCATAATGACTTTCAGCTTTCTGGTTTTTCAACAACCAAATTACAAACTGCAGGAGTGAACTCTCTTAATGACGAGACTGTTACAACCAAATTAGTCTTGGATTGCCCTGAGGTTAccaatgtcacaaaaaaagaacgAGGGAAATTACGCAGGGGACATTACAGAGGTCGGAGGAAGGTATCCAAAGTTTGCGTTGAGACTCCCAGtttgaaaacagtcaaaatacCAGTGGAGTATGACAACTTTAACAGTCAGGAGGAAGGCGAGGCCAAGGAATCATCAGGCCACCCACAGTTGAGTAATCCCTCAAATACTGATGGGAGGAAAGTACAAAGGGGAAAGTGCAAATTTGGAAAActatcatcaaaaaatgttggtttaGCGGTACCAAAGGAGAAAAAATCTGACCCTGGAAAACAGAGTTTGGAAAACACCATTTTAATGGAACTTGAAGCATGTCCTCTAAGAAAGAAAACGGAACGCTGGGACTTGAAGCCAGTCATCAGCGAATGTGGAAGAATCTTGGTTCCTCATGGCTCTGTAGATATTGCTAACCAGATTAAGTCTTTAAAAGATAAGCTTCAGTCAAAAGAGGACGATCAGTGCCCTAACAAAACGTTGATCAGGGCTTCTGTGAATGCTTATTGCACAGCCGAAATGGAGCAAGAATCCGGCACTGCTCCAGAAACCGCAGTGGACGAAACAGAGACCACAGCATCCAAGGATGGAGGGAACCATCTTAAAACTCTCAGTGATGTTAATCCTGAACACAGTGTTCTGAGACCATCAAATGATGGCAATGGTTCATTGACTTTGAATCAACATAGCAGTGAGCCTTCTTCAAAGACTGGTGTCACAACAACTACCCTCTCCCCAGGAAAATTTGCATCAAAGGGTGAATTTCTGTTAAGTAAATTGAAATCAGTTCTTctcagaggaaagagaaaatcTGATCTTGTGTCAGAGGAAACGACTGTAGATACCACCAAAGATGCTGAGCCTTGTCTCAAGAAGGGCAAATTTGACTTGGGTGCTGGGATGCCGAAGACTAATTATGCAATTACAAGCATCCAGGACACCAATGTGTATGTCAAGGAAGTTTCAAAGATGCTTTCAGTTGACCCTCTTTTTGCATATGCCCTAGGCCTGACCCCTAAAGAGACACcagacaaaataaagataacTGAGGGTCAGAATATCCAACAAATGAAAGACTCACCAGAGACACAAGCACAAACCATTTTAGACAAACAACCTCAAATCATACAAAGGCCTCCATCAATCTTTCCAAGACGGGGAAGgattaaaatgctaaaaaaacatcaaggcaTCTCTACAgaatatgttaaaaagaaat GTACACCATTCCAGGTATCCCCTTTAAGTGGTTCTACCAGACTGCTGCACCATCACCAGACAATGTATGGCAATGGAAGTCAAACACTACACCCCTCTGTCGATCAGGAAGACAGAAGTGAACAATACCACAGGACTCCAGAATACCTGACAAAACACATGGGCCGCAGAAGAAAGTTCAGACACTCCCGTACCTTTGTTGGCACGGATGGATCTATCCAAGTCACAAAACAGTGGAAACAAAACTATGACTTTAGTCTAGACAGCAAGTTTACAAGTGACTCAAAGGAAAAAGCCATCATCCGAGCCTTGCATGG CCCGTGGGACTTCTCAATGCAAGACACTTGTGAAGAGGTGCGGCTCATCGTCCACATATGGATAGGTCTGTTCTACAGCAGGTCAACAGCCAGGTTTTTTCATGCTGACCCAGACTCATGTTCAGAAGAGAGAGATCACTTGGAAATGTCCAGTGGAACGGTATCAGCCCAGGATCAGTCTGAGCTCAAGGCCAATTCCTTTGCTCCTTTCCCGGGTGTATCAGACACTTCTTCAGACCCAtcggtttcaaaagttttggaCCTCAGCAAAAAAGATGACTCTGTCTTGGACCAAGAATGTCAAATTTTGGACTTGTCCCTGAGAAACTCCAATGCAGAGATTGTAACCTCAGATCAACGAGTCAACAGAAGAGACGCTTCTGTGTCTGGTGATGGGAAAGCAGCTAGTATAACATTGAACACACCCAAGTCATCTGCAGGACTACAGGAGACAAGCACAATTGAG TGTTACACAAAGATGGAGCACTTCACAGAGATTGCCAGTGAGGTGAATGATGTCAGAAGCACCTTTAAAAGTAAGAGGACTTGTCCTCCTCCACCAACAGCAGGGAGCCTGAAGCACACTGATGTACCGTCAGGTGGAATGTTCTTTCTCGAAAAAGAAGACATTGGAAGTGCATCGAGTTCGTCAGAAAATAATCAGACTGCTCCAGGCGTTGGCCACATGTTACATGGATGCAACAATAAGAAGACTGATATGAAAGATGGAACTGAAAATGTGGAATCTAAAGTTGTGAATTTAGtgacaaaacatgaaaaggatTCATCTAAATCTGTGACAGTTGAAGAGGTAGACTCCAACAAAGGAGCAACCGATGTGGTCCATGATGTTGGGCATGATAAAATTGAATTCAAAGAGGGGGAAAACTTGGAGGTGAAAGAAAAGCCATGCCAAGAAGACAATGTAGAGCCGTCTCTAAAAGGGATTCATACTAGTGATGATTCTATAAATGAAGCATCTGGTATAATCTGCAATGGtcttttggaaaatgaaaagcagttgtCTTTGGAGGAACCTATAGCAGACTCACCAGGCAAagctgaaaatgtaaatgaagatGAAGATTGTTGTACAGTCAACAAAGCTAAAGTGATCGAAGATGAAAATCACTCTGAAAAAGCAGATGGATttcatgagaaaaacagttGTGATACACCTGTAAAAAGAGACAGTGATTTGAGTGTTCAACCAGTACCTATGATGTGTAATGGCCCAGACTCAGTAAAGGATGGCATTATAGGGTGTCATCAAGAACCACCTTTGGATGAGCAACCACCTCAAGCTGAGGAAGAACACGCCTCCCATGATTTACACTTGAGAAAACTGTGTGCAAAGGGCAGTGCGTTGACAGATGAACAAGCTATTTCAGAAAAATCTCCCCCCAAATCCTTAAAAATGGAGCCTACATCTAATGTGCATGCAGTTgatcaaaattcaaaaaataaaatttgtctGGCAAAGAAGACACAATATCAGAAGGCACCATTACCAATATCTGATGAGCGCAACTGTTCATTAGATGCTCCTTACACAGATGGGGTTATTCCCCAAACAAATGATGGCGTTGAAACCAGAAGCCAAAACAAAGTAATGGCAGACTTAAATGTAAGTAGTGGTGATCATGAAGATGGGAATACCCAATCAATCCAGGGAGAGCAAAATGTTTATAACAAAACTGAGAAGGAACTATTTCATCATCAGTCTGAAGTTGAAGTGGCACTGGCTCAAGACATATATATCAAACAGATCGACAAAACAACTGAGGGATTAAAAAAGATCCATAGTGAGGTTGTAATTCCATTTATTGGAAGAGACACTTCTGAAGAGCGTACAGTACAACCACATGACTTACACTCACAAGGCAAGGTTGAAGAAGTTGTTCAAGGCCAGGAAGAAATACCACTTATCAGTGGAACTACCTACCCTGAAACTTTCATTCCCCCAGGGGTATGCAGTACATCTCAAATGTACAGTGAAAAAGTGGAGCTGTGTGCTGGCAGAATAGCACTATCGCTTTTTGatataagtgaaaaaaaacagccagtggCTTTGGAAAGTGAGTCTGAAGATCGGTGCTCTACCCCAACTATGGATGAGAAACCATATGAGTACTCAATTTGCTCTGGCCCCAGTACTCATGCCTCTGCTTATAGTGGTGCTGAAACCTCCAGAGACATGGTTCAGCAATGTCTTGACGTAGACTTGCCATCTCAGAAGGATGAGATGCTTTTTGAGCAAAACATTTGTCACAAGTCTGCAGTCAACAGTGATGCCACACCTCTCCATGATCTTCACCCTGATCTTGAGCTAAGGACTCTAAGAGTTCTACAAAGTATAGACAAGTACCTCTCCAAATCAAGTCACATTGACAAATCCAGCCAGATTGAAACAGCTGATATGAAACACTCTCTTGATCAAACCTCTAAGCCCACCAGCAAGTACATCCCCACTTGCTTAGCACCAAGGCATAATTCAACTGATTTTATcaacaagaaaataagcaataCTACACCAGCAGGCGTGTCAGCATCGACCTCACAAGAGTTGCACACAGAATCaacaggtcattttctcataacaccttttaaaagaaatttagaAGAAGTACTTGGTGTTAAGTTGCAGCTAAAGAAAACTGACTCATCAGTTCCTCAACACTATTTTGAAAGGACAGAAAAACTACAGGAAACCTCTGTAGGGCAAGATTATTGCCATCCCTACGCATCTGTTCCCACTTCTAAAAGTTTGCAAGTGATTAAGGCAAATATTGTTGACcaagaaagacataaaacaacatcacagACCAATTTAAGCCATGAACCACAATCATACAGTCAGCGCCCTGTTATGGCAGTGAAACCATCTAAGAGTGATGAAAGTCAAGCAGATAGCATCTCTAAAGACAGACTAACTGAAAATGCTGCAATGTCCaatttttcccaaaacaaaccaaagaatACCCCTATAgtcacacacaccacacccaCTACCATGCTCTTGGAgataaagactgaaaaacagaGACACTCGGAAATACTAAGTGATGACAAGCAAGAAGCCAATGAGCTGTCTTCAAAGAGCAGGTGGTTATCAAATGTAGGTGACAGTAAGACTCGCTCAGATAAAGCTCAATTTGTGCATCAAGATTCTTTATATCAGCACCAAGGAAgggacattttaaaattcaacaagATTCCTTCATTATCTCTCCCTGGGCAGTCTTTTGAATCTGCAAGAAGTTCCTCTAAATGTGTCGATGGAACCAAAGGTTTCATGACATATGGTTTAGTTGAGAAATTTGGGCAGACAACTAGAGGAAGCATTTTGATGGATCAGAGGGAATACACAGACGCATCTATTTCACGTGCGGATCACAGTGATGATGGAAAAATAGATGACAGTCTCCTCCTGGATCCTCAAAGTTCACTCATGTGCACGGTCTATAACACCAGCCGGAAGAGACCGTACTCTTTTCTGGAGCAAGTGTCTCAGAGGTGCCTACAAGATGACATCACTGAGGCGTCAATGGAGCAGGAGTGCCTTATCTTCTCAGAACAAATGAAACAACTTTTGAAAAGAAGTAAGAGGGAACCCCTCATGGACACACATGACAAATTACGTCTTTCTTGTACCAGTCCTGTGACtgtgcacttttctagtctaGAGGAGCAGGAGGATATAGTGGAGCCCTTAAAAGCACACTTAGACACACCATCAGTTATTGGACAAAAAATCAAGGTAGACATGTCTGATAGGAAAGACCTGTTCGACATCACAAAGGACGAAAAGACATTGCATCCTCAAAAATCATCACAAGGAACAGGGAACCCAATGGCACATGCTGCTGTATCTGACGTGACCTCAGAGTATGCCAGACTGTATGAAGCAAAGATGAATGACATTTGTGCTGCCAAAAGGGTCCCATCCAGGCCTAAGCACTTCAGTATGGATAGAGGTTACCCAAAGACTGAACCAAACAATCATTTCGACTTCTGTGATCAaatgaagagagagatggaggagagttTTCGCAGTAAACTGAATTCAGTCGTGAAGAAATCCTGTAAAACAAAGTACAGATTCTACATATTAGTAACATCGGATGATGCCTTCTTTGAGGAAACCAAG GTACAACTAGAAGCAGAAGGTCACACTGCTGTACAGCCCTCCGAGTTCTTCCTTGCTGAGGATAGCTCTTCATCTCTACTCATCATCCTCAGAAATGAAGACATTGCAGAGCACATCTGTGAG GTCCCACGTTTGCTCGAGCTGAAGAATTCACCAGCTGTGCAATTTGCTGGAATTGACGAACCAGATGATGTCGTGAATCTCACCCATCAGGAGCTCTTCACGAGGGGTGGCTTCATAGTGTTCGACAGAGCAGCTCTGGAGCCCCTCAGCCTTT gcaacatgaaaaaaatggcagaaatctTGCAAAAGCTAAGCCGAATGGAGAAGTGGAAATGGATGCTGCACTACAGAGACAGCCGTCGTCTAAAAGAAAATGCGAG GTTGAGCGAAGAGGCAAGAGAGAAGAAGCAGTTCCTAAATTCGTGCCAAGAAGCTGGAATATTGGAGGTCTTGCCTTATCACGAGTGTGACCTCATGTCAAGAGATCGGCCCGACTATCTCACATGTTTGGTCCATTTGCAGGTCCAGAACATATCAGCCCGTTATCCTGTTTTCATAACTG ataCAACAACTGACATCAAATTCAAGAAGAATGGGATTTTAACAATGACTTTCAACTCTTTCCTGACGTGTTCTCCAAGCGAAACATTTACAGCCTGA